A region from the Panicum hallii strain FIL2 chromosome 1, PHallii_v3.1, whole genome shotgun sequence genome encodes:
- the LOC112876768 gene encoding uncharacterized protein LOC112876768 has translation MPARGLITRVKNSEARLIYMATKYIVGSVAASFAFAYACGVYLADRKVLGGTTPRTVATSEWWQETDRKFQAWPRTAGPPVAMNPISRQNFVVKPSSET, from the exons ATGCCTGCCCGTGGGCTTATTACCAGGGTCAAGAACTCAGAAGCAAGGCTCATCTACATGGCCACCAAGTACATCGTCGGATCGGTGGCGGCCTCCTTCGCCTTCGCCTACGCCTGCGGCGTCTACCTCGCCGACAGGAAGGTCCTCGGAG GCACGACGCCTCGCACCGTGGCGACGAGCGAGTGGTGGCAGGAGACGGACAGGAAGTTCCAGGCGTGGCCGCGCACCGCCGGCCCGCCGGTCGCCATGAACCCCATCAGCCGCCAGAACTTCGTCGTCAAGCCGTCCTCCGAGACCTGA
- the LOC112878821 gene encoding uncharacterized protein LOC112878821 isoform X2 encodes MADTNPDAIKRYTPPVHRNRANNRRKSGDRADKANYSYNNDGEKSHVPSLKNLPPIVPHETFFSNVQNDFNQTRLVPLEGCSASEASQLLNDRWTVAMNLYNDQTIDSSEKPVMYSGSTGSSWGHLKLPHQVIDELP; translated from the exons ATGGCGGACACCAACCCGGACGCCATCAAGAGATACACCCCGCCCGTGCACAG GAATCGTGCAAACAATCGGCGGAAGTCTGGAG ATAGGGCTGATAAGGCTAATTACTCCTACAACAATGATGGAGAGAAGAGCCATGTTCCTTCATTAAAGAACCTTCCTCCAATTGTTCCTCACGAAACATTCTTCAGCAATGTTCAGAATGACTTCAATCAAACAAGATTAGTGCCTTTGGAGGGATGTTCAGCCAGTGAGGCATCACAGCTTCTCAATGACC GTTGGACTGTTGCAATGAACTTGTACAATGATCAAACAATTGACTCCTCTG AGAAACCAGTAATGTATTCTGGATCTACTGGTTCATCATGGGGTCACCTGAAGCTTCCTCATCAG GTCATAGATGAACTTCCTTGA
- the LOC112878821 gene encoding uncharacterized protein LOC112878821 isoform X1: MADTNPDAIKRYTPPVHRNRANNRRKSGDRADKANYSYNNDGEKSHVPSLKNLPPIVPHETFFSNVQNDFNQTRLVPLEGCSASEASQLLNDRWTVAMNLYNDQTIDSSEKPVMYSGSTGSSWGHLKLPHQMNFLEELRRAVDAHTEIASPVDSWN, translated from the exons ATGGCGGACACCAACCCGGACGCCATCAAGAGATACACCCCGCCCGTGCACAG GAATCGTGCAAACAATCGGCGGAAGTCTGGAG ATAGGGCTGATAAGGCTAATTACTCCTACAACAATGATGGAGAGAAGAGCCATGTTCCTTCATTAAAGAACCTTCCTCCAATTGTTCCTCACGAAACATTCTTCAGCAATGTTCAGAATGACTTCAATCAAACAAGATTAGTGCCTTTGGAGGGATGTTCAGCCAGTGAGGCATCACAGCTTCTCAATGACC GTTGGACTGTTGCAATGAACTTGTACAATGATCAAACAATTGACTCCTCTG AGAAACCAGTAATGTATTCTGGATCTACTGGTTCATCATGGGGTCACCTGAAGCTTCCTCATCAG ATGAACTTCCTTGAAGAGTTGCGTCGTGCAGTTGACGCTCATACAGAAATTGCATCGCCTGTCGACTCCTGGAACTAA
- the LOC112890560 gene encoding uncharacterized protein LOC112890560, whose translation MAETFAGLRIVASAVPQPQTLHRRLLRAALRESPFRGGRLRARAAVAGPPEVDDDDAMSIDNLHRFFDLNIGRWNGSFYQFDAHGRVLQDISTRLSVSTYGEDDLISLLQSLYIKQASSKISVVDEDDSEPEWVEYKIKETNMFTVDKYQQIGFFPEEKAFALRYQTAGMLETVLRVGVLGEDDTGEESPKNLKIPSRKPSIVCENCLYSLEGNGRVRAFHIMDPNGVLDTLLVFHEKQGVPQALIDSSIDPESASSDRMNALLGRWKGRSVTKRSGVYGATLAEADTVVVLEMDNNGQLIQDTISTKSGTSTTTTVNWTGSASNNLLQFDGGYEMTLLPGGMYMGYPSDISKCVAQLDSFHLEFCWMESPGKRQRLVRTYDSAGLAVSSTYFLESKV comes from the exons ATGGCCGAAACCTTCGCGGGCCTCCGCATCGTCGCCTCCGCCGTCCCTCAGCCTCAaaccctccaccgccgccttctCCGCGCCGCGCTCCGCGAAAGCCCGTTCCGGGGCGGCCGGCTGCGCGCCCGGGCCGCGGTCGCGGGGCCGCCGGAGGTGGACGACGACGATGCGATGAGCATCGACAACCTGCACCGCTTCTTCGACCTCAACATTGGGAGATGGAACGGATCCTTCTAC CAATTCGACGCGCATGGGAGGGTGCTGCAGGATATCAGCACCCGGTTGTCCGTGAGCACGTATGGGGAGGACGACCTCATCAGCCTCCTGCAATC GCTGTATATCAAGCAGGCTTCCTCTAAGATATCAGTTGTTGATGAGGATGATTCTGAACCAGAATGGGTGGAGTACAAAATCAAAGAGACGAACATGTTCACTGTGGACAAGTATCAGCAG ATAGGGTTCTTTCCTGAAGAGAAGGCATTTGCTCTGAGGTACCAGACTGCGGGAATGCTGGagactgtccttcgggttggtGTGCTTGGAGAAGATGATACTGGTGAAGAATCCCCCAA AAACTTGAAGATACCTTCTCGTAAGCCATCTATTGTATGTGAGAATTGTCTTTACTCCCTTGAAGGCAATGGTCGAGTGAGGGCTTTCCACATAATGGACCCGAACGGAGTGCTAGACACACTTCTTGTTTTCCATGAAAAGCAGGGAGTGCCACAGGCACTTATTGACTCTTCAATTGATCCTGAG AGTGCCAGCAGTGATAGGATGAATGCACTACTTGGAAGATGGAAGGGGCGTTCTGTGACCAAGAGGAGTGGGGTGTATGGAGCAACTCTCGCTGAGGCAGATACAGTTGTTGTCCTTGAAATGGACAACAATGGCCAGCTGATTCAG GACACTATATCAACAAAATCTGGAACTAGCACGACAACAACGGTCAACTGGACAGGATCAGCAAGCAATAACTTGCTTCAGTTTGACGGAGGATACGAAATGACACTGCTACCTGGTGGAATGTACATGGGATACCCATCAGACATCAGCAAATGTGTCGCCCAGTTAGACTCTTTCCATCTGGAGTTCTGTTGGATGGAATCGCCAGGAAAGAGGCAGCGGCTTGTGCGCACTTACGACTCTGCTGGTCTGGCTGTTTCATCAACCTACTTTCTGGAGAGCAAAGTATGA
- the LOC112890546 gene encoding LRR receptor-like serine/threonine-protein kinase FLS2 isoform X1, whose amino-acid sequence MRDTECCRRYNRQKQVLARYLTTRGSARRVKWEMLVLLGLLLLCRGIGSTHGSPDDHAGDGDMMSLLDFKRAITSDPKRALATWNTSNPLCRWAGVACGRAHRGRVITSLGLAGQDLEGEITSSLGNLTFLKTLNLSENSFSGRLPPLGRLGKLEVLDLSRNSLRDAIPDGIANCSSLRILDLSENSLVGELHPKLGLLSGLSALDLHGNRLRGTIPPSLDNMTHLKVLGLENNSLSGSIPAELGKLSNLWILSLGENILSGGIPRCLGNLQQLRWMELDNNNLRGKIPVTLGNLQQLKLMDLSHSNLSGKIPRTLGNLQQLIMMNLSNNNLRGKIPVTLGNLQQLQLMDLSHNNLSGKIPRTLENLQQLMWMDLNNNNLRGKIPRTLGNLQQLLSMDLSHNNLEGDIPSNLGDLGQLYHLDLSDNKLKGIIP is encoded by the exons ATGAGAGATACAGAGTGTTGCCGGAGATATAATAGACAAAAGCAG GTCTTAGCTAGATACCTCACAACACGAGGCTCTGCTCGGCGTGTCAAGTGGGAGATGCTCGTGCTGCTTGGACTATTGCTTCTTTGCCGTGGAATCGGCAGCACCCATGGCTCACCGGACGaccacgccggcgacggcgacatGATGTCGCTGCTGGATTTCAAGAGGGCCATCACCAGCGACCCAAAGCGAGCTCTAGCCACATGGAACACAAGCAACCCCTTGTGCAGGTGGGCTGGGGTCGCGTGCGGCCGGGCGCACCGGGGGCGTGTGATCACATCGCTGGGACTCGCAGGCCAGGACCTCGAAGGTGAAATCACCTCCTCTCTTGGAAATCTCACGTTTCTGAAGACGCTGAACCTGTCCGAGAACAGCTTCTCAGGCCGCTTGCCTCCTCTGGGCCGTCTCGGCAAACTGGAGGTCCTTGATCTGAGCCGGAACTCGTTGCGCGATGCTATCCCAGATGGAATCGCCAATTGCTCCAGCCTTCGTATACTTGACCTCTCTGAAAACTCTCTAGTCGGTGAACTCCACCCTAAACTCGGCTTACTTTCTGGTCTCTCAGCTTTAGATCTACACGggaatagactcagaggaacCATCCCACCGTCCCTCGACAATATGACTCACCTAAAAGTACTCGGTCTAGAAAATAATAGCCTGTCAGGAAGTATCCCTGCTGAGCTTGGAAAATTATCGAATTTGTGGATCTTGTCTCTAGGTGAAAATATATTATCAGGCGGCATACCACGTTGCTTGGGAAATCTCCAACAACTCAGGTGGATGGAACTTGATAACAACAATCTCAGGGGTAAAATACCAGTTACCTTGGGGAATCTCCAACAGCTCAAATTGATGGATCTTAGTCACAGCAATCTCAGTGGTAAAATACCACGTACCTTGGGGAATCTCCAACAACTCATAATGATGAACCTCAGTAACAACAATCTCAGGGGTAAAATACCAGTTACCTTGGGGAATCTCCAACAGCTCCAATTGATGGATCTTAGTCACAACAATCTCAGTGGTAAAATACCGCGTACTTTGGAGAATCTCCAACAACTCATGTGGATGGACCTTAATAACAATAATCTCCGTGGTAAAATACCACGTACATTGGGGAATCTCCAACAGCTCTTATCCATGGATCTTAGTCACAACAATCTCGAAGGTGATATACCATCCAATTTGGGTGACCTTGGTCAACTCTACCACCTGGATCTTAGCGACAACAAACTTAAAGGTATCATACCTTAG
- the LOC112890546 gene encoding LRR receptor-like serine/threonine-protein kinase FLS2 isoform X2, giving the protein MVLARYLTTRGSARRVKWEMLVLLGLLLLCRGIGSTHGSPDDHAGDGDMMSLLDFKRAITSDPKRALATWNTSNPLCRWAGVACGRAHRGRVITSLGLAGQDLEGEITSSLGNLTFLKTLNLSENSFSGRLPPLGRLGKLEVLDLSRNSLRDAIPDGIANCSSLRILDLSENSLVGELHPKLGLLSGLSALDLHGNRLRGTIPPSLDNMTHLKVLGLENNSLSGSIPAELGKLSNLWILSLGENILSGGIPRCLGNLQQLRWMELDNNNLRGKIPVTLGNLQQLKLMDLSHSNLSGKIPRTLGNLQQLIMMNLSNNNLRGKIPVTLGNLQQLQLMDLSHNNLSGKIPRTLENLQQLMWMDLNNNNLRGKIPRTLGNLQQLLSMDLSHNNLEGDIPSNLGDLGQLYHLDLSDNKLKGIIP; this is encoded by the exons ATG GTCTTAGCTAGATACCTCACAACACGAGGCTCTGCTCGGCGTGTCAAGTGGGAGATGCTCGTGCTGCTTGGACTATTGCTTCTTTGCCGTGGAATCGGCAGCACCCATGGCTCACCGGACGaccacgccggcgacggcgacatGATGTCGCTGCTGGATTTCAAGAGGGCCATCACCAGCGACCCAAAGCGAGCTCTAGCCACATGGAACACAAGCAACCCCTTGTGCAGGTGGGCTGGGGTCGCGTGCGGCCGGGCGCACCGGGGGCGTGTGATCACATCGCTGGGACTCGCAGGCCAGGACCTCGAAGGTGAAATCACCTCCTCTCTTGGAAATCTCACGTTTCTGAAGACGCTGAACCTGTCCGAGAACAGCTTCTCAGGCCGCTTGCCTCCTCTGGGCCGTCTCGGCAAACTGGAGGTCCTTGATCTGAGCCGGAACTCGTTGCGCGATGCTATCCCAGATGGAATCGCCAATTGCTCCAGCCTTCGTATACTTGACCTCTCTGAAAACTCTCTAGTCGGTGAACTCCACCCTAAACTCGGCTTACTTTCTGGTCTCTCAGCTTTAGATCTACACGggaatagactcagaggaacCATCCCACCGTCCCTCGACAATATGACTCACCTAAAAGTACTCGGTCTAGAAAATAATAGCCTGTCAGGAAGTATCCCTGCTGAGCTTGGAAAATTATCGAATTTGTGGATCTTGTCTCTAGGTGAAAATATATTATCAGGCGGCATACCACGTTGCTTGGGAAATCTCCAACAACTCAGGTGGATGGAACTTGATAACAACAATCTCAGGGGTAAAATACCAGTTACCTTGGGGAATCTCCAACAGCTCAAATTGATGGATCTTAGTCACAGCAATCTCAGTGGTAAAATACCACGTACCTTGGGGAATCTCCAACAACTCATAATGATGAACCTCAGTAACAACAATCTCAGGGGTAAAATACCAGTTACCTTGGGGAATCTCCAACAGCTCCAATTGATGGATCTTAGTCACAACAATCTCAGTGGTAAAATACCGCGTACTTTGGAGAATCTCCAACAACTCATGTGGATGGACCTTAATAACAATAATCTCCGTGGTAAAATACCACGTACATTGGGGAATCTCCAACAGCTCTTATCCATGGATCTTAGTCACAACAATCTCGAAGGTGATATACCATCCAATTTGGGTGACCTTGGTCAACTCTACCACCTGGATCTTAGCGACAACAAACTTAAAGGTATCATACCTTAG
- the LOC112890569 gene encoding protein PIN-LIKES 2-like, protein MKSPHAYVSFAQWVAVILVYTLVYHMMEPPMQFYEIVGEGNEIQEEPEQISNYSRSLLHEAEWPGMVDKVTEHSKTPFIARVFMSISGSSQNTFPDIDFTEEGTSGAGPSSPKSLRCLAEPIMVRRIRVVAEKTPIQHVLQPPTIASLLAIIIGMVPVLKDFVFGADAPLSFFTDSLDILAAAVVPSVMLILGGMLAEGPKDNALGIRTIVGIIVARLLVLPCIGIGVVTLADKLNLLVEQDHMYRFVLSLQYSTPSAILLGAIASLRGYGVKEASALLFWQHICAVFSLSLYLIVYFKLMSFI, encoded by the coding sequence ATGAAGTCACCACACGCTTATGTCTCATTTGCTCAGTGGGTTGCGGTTATCCTTGTCTACACTTTGGTCTACCACATGATGGAGCCACCTATGCAGTTCTATGAGATTGTGGGTGAGGGTAATGAGATACAGGAAGAACCTGAGCAGATCAGCAACTACAGTAGGTCTCTGCTTCATGAGGCGGAATGGCCAGGGATGGTTGATAAAGTAACAGAGCACTCAAAGACACCATTCATCGCCAGAGTTTTCATGAGCATTTCAGGTTCCTCGCAGAATACATTTCCTGATATTGATTTTACTGAAGAGGGAACTTCTGGTGCTGGACCGAGCAGTCCTAAGTCGCTCAGATGTTTGGCAGAGCCAATAATGGTCAGAAGGATCAGGGTTGTAGCTGAAAAGACTCCAATCCAGCACGTCCTTCAGCCACCGACAATTGCCTCTTTGCTTGCCATTATCATCGGCATGGTTCCTGTCTTGAAAGATTTTGTGTTCGGGGCTGATGCACCACTCTCGTTCTTCACTGATAGTTTGGATATCCTAGCTGCTGCAGTGGTTCCCTCGGTGATGTTAATTCTCGGAGGCATGCTTGCGGAAGGCCCAAAGGATAATGCCTTGGGCATCAGGACTATCGTCGGTATAATTGTGGCAAGGCTTTTGGTGCTCCCATGCATTGGCATTGGTGTTGTGACGCTAGCAGACAAATTGAATCTACTTGTTGAGCAAGACCATATGTACCGCTTTGTTCTTTCGCTTCAGTACTCCACGCCAAGCGCTATCCTGCTTGGAGCAATTGCCAGCCTGAGAGGATATGGTGTTAAGGAAGCATCGGCTCTTCTATTCTGGCAGCATATTTGTGCAGtgttctctctttctctctacCTGATTGTATACTTCAAGTTGATGTCTTTCATTTGA